Part of the Imperialibacter roseus genome, TGGCACCCTGACGGTTAGACGCAGCGAGGGCCCATATTTCGGCAGGTTTTGCATCAGGAAAATTCGCTTTGTAAGCGTTTACTACCTTTTCGGCATCGTCGCCAAATCGTGGCTTTAGCTTTTCAACGACACCGGCAAAGTCGATTGCCTCGAGCTCCGGGCTGGTACGTGTCGCCGACCATTCATGGAAGGTGGTACACACCATTAAAGGCATGTTGGAAGCCGCACCGTTCGGATCACTAAAAAACTCCTCCGCAGGCAAATGAACGCCATCGGCCACTGGCCCGAAGCCTCCTCTGCCACCCCCTGAGTTCAAGTTGTCTTTTCTCGCTTTGTCAATGGCTCTGTAAGCTATATCGAGGTACTCCCTCCAGGGAATGTCCTGTATGTTATCGAGGGTAGCTGGTGTAAGCCCTGCTTCTTTCATCACATATTCACCCAACTTCTGAGAGTAGCTCTGGTCGACGCCTTTGAGCATAGATCCGCTAAGTGCAACACCTTTGTGCACCAGCTGTTGGGCTGCCGGCATGGCCATTACCCCGGTAACTTTAGCACCGCCACCCGACTGTCCCATGATGGTGACATTGCCTGGGTCTCCTCCAAAATTAGCAATATTGTCACGCACCCATTCCAGCGAAGCAATGATGTCAAGCATGCCCACGTTGCCGGATGAGGCATATTTCTCTCCTCCTACTCCTGAAAAGTCAGTAAAGCCAATTGGCCCCAATCGGTGGTTGATCGAAACAAAAACGGCATCTCCTTTTTTACTAAAGTTTTCGCCGTGATAGCCGTCCTGTTCAATGGCATTACCGTTGGTAAAGCCTCCACCATGCAGCCACACCATCACAGGGCGCTTTTTGCCGTCAGTGGCCGGTGTCCAAACATTGAGGCGCAAACAATCCTCGCTTACGTCATCGTAGTTCCAATGATCTGCGAACGAGTAATGCACATTGGCGTAGCGGTTGTCCATGATCTGGGGAGCAGTATTTCCCCACCAGATGGTTGGCTTCACATCAGTCCACGGCTCAGGCTTCTGAGGCGGCATGAACCGGTTCTTGCCTGATGTATCTGCCCCGTAGGGTACGCCAAGATAGGTATAGACACCATTCAGTATATAGCCCCTCACTTTACCAGAGGTTGTGTTGGCAATGGCAATATCGTCGCCGATAAATAAAAATTGTTCATCGTCTTTTGGCTCCTCCGCCGTTGCCTTATTCGCACTGGCATCACAGGATGTAAGGGGAATAGCCGCAGCTAAGCCTAAGCTAGCCGTTCCAAGCCCCATTTTTTGGATAAAGTCTCTTCTTTTGGTGTTCATCGTAGGCATGTTTTTTCGTTTACTTTGCTCATTAAGTTACCTAATCCGGATGATTGTTCAATGTGTCGAACTGACGTATTACACAAATGGAAAAGGAGGTATCTGCTGATACTATTACTTTGCTAATGGGTCAGGCCTCATTTGAAACTTGAACACCTTGCTGGTGGTGCCCTTGCCGCCTTCCATGTGAAAAGGGGTTCGGGTGCTAATCGTTGCCCAAAGCCCTCTACCCTTCCAGCCCGCCTCAGGGTCGTCGATTCTTCCATCCATCCATTTGGTAAAAAAGCCCAGTGGATATGGAACCCTCAAACGCACAAATTCACCATCTTTCAGTGCTAACAAGGCCTCTGACTCATTTCCCGTATTGATAGGTACATTTTCTCCCAGCCCAAGTGTATTGAATTGGTCTACCCAGGTATAGTAGCTGGCTTCAGCACTCCCCGATGCATCTATGTTTGAGAATTGAGGTAGCGGTTCGGTATAAAACGTCCAACCCTCGGCGCAATGCTGGCCTGTGGCCTCCGGTCCGTTTAAAGGTGCCTTACATTTGCGACGATCAAAGCTGGCCATATGACCACTTGCCAAAGCTACCCAGGCCACGCCGTTCCTATCCACATCCATACCACGGGGAGAAAAGCCCTCTATCGGTTCGCCCGATTCCTTCAAAGGAAGCTCATAGTACTCCACCAGCGCTGTTTCAGGCGGATTAGTACCAGGATCAAGCCTAACCACTCCGCCAGGGTAACCAAGCGACGAGCCCCATACTGACCCGTCAGGAGCTGGCGATACAGCATAAAGTCCTTTGGTAATACGTTTGTCTTTTTTGGGGTCAACTGGTTGATCCGGTTCCACATAGTCGTCACGTTTGCCATTGCCATTGGTGTCAAGAATCAGAGCAGTCCAGCCTTGAGAGGCTTGTTCATCTCCGGTTTCACGGTATTTCTTTGTATTCAGCCAGCCTATCACCTGCCCGCCTCCACTGGTCCAGAGCGTGTTGTTGGCATCTTCCGCAAACATCAAATGGTGGGTGCTGAAGCAAGTCCTTATGGTCGTATATTTTCTGGTATCCGGGTCATATAGGCCGAGGTGACGATAAGAGCGATCGACGGGAAATAATCTGGCCGATGGGTGATCCGACCCCGCTTTGCAGAAATCAGGGTTCTCCGGCAGGCCGACGTTGGCCGTTATCCATACTTTCCCTATTTCGTCCATCATGGGATTGTGCACGTTGGTTTTGCTGTCCCAAATGGCTTCATCACCCCAGTAAACTGACGGCTCCAGGACTTCGCCGGAAACAGACTTTGTTTCCGGGTCTCTTACCGTAAGCGGCACCTGCCCCGTTGTGCTGGTCATGGGATCGAGCACAGGCAAATAGTCGGTACTCAACTCCGTGGCACCATAAAGCTTTCCGTTGGGGTTGACAGTTGGGTCACGACGATCGGTCGACACCAGGTCATGCATGTAGGCTTTCGGATCCGCCCAATCCCATTGGCTAATCACCACGTTTCTCTCAATACCCTGCGGACGTGTAGGTGCTTCAGGCACCTCTCCAGCCGCAATGCGATCTGTCCAGTCAGCAAACATGCTTAATGTGCCATCAGCCCCAATTTGGTGAATACCTGAGACCATGCTCGGCCCCGCCTGCCCCGACCTGATGCGGCGCTCCCAAGCATGTTTTGAACTGGCAAAAGTGCCCAGTGTTGGACGAATCTCTCTGGTTCCTTTGCTACCAAGCTGATGACACGCCAAACAAGTACCCGACTTTATCCGGGACAGAAACTGGGCTTGTGTCAGCATGCTTTCTGAAATACCGTTTCCTTTGGCACCAGTTCCCGGGAAATTGGTCTTATTGGGTATATGAAGGAGGGAAAACCAATAGCCACCAGGATAGTAGGCTGCTGCAGCTTTGGCGTCAGGCGCTGACACCGCCTCTAAATCAACTGAGGAACCTGGCTCCGCTTCCTTTTTTGGTGAATCGATGAGCCCGTAGCCCCTCACCCAAATGGAATAGGTAGCCTCGGGCAGGTCGGGCAGCAAATATCGTCCCTGGTCATCGGTGACGACAATTTTGGCAAACCGGGTGGGCAGATCAAAAGTTTCTGCAATCACCCAGACGCCGGCCTCCGGGCCGCCGGGGCCTGTAACAATGCCGCCGATATCGTCTGCGTCCACCTGTGCAGTCTCTTTTCCCGACTGACAGGCACTATAGATTCCGGAAATGAAAATGAGAACGGCTATTGTCCCGTAAATGGACTGCCTGCCGGGAAGCAATGTTTTGAGCTGGTTCATGGGTAAGTAGGTAGGTACCTACTAAAGATAACCAGCTGATTATTAAGGGCAAAGTGTTTGATTTAATTTGTGAAGAACGGGAAATTTGAAATTATATTTCCATTTCCAGCAAAGCACTGCTCAAGCTTTTCCCATGCGTGTCGAGGGCGAGAGAGGTGGTAACGCCACTGAGTAACGCCTTTTCGCAGACAAACAATAGCGCATAAACATTGGGCATTTCGTATCGTCTGATTTCACCTGCTACAATTCCCTTCATGTGTTTGCTCACAGCTTCCACTGTCACTTGCTCGCAAAGCATCGGATAGTCCGTCTCATCGTAGGGTATCAGGGAAAGCGTGGAAGTGTTTCCTTTGTCGCCTGCCCGGCTGTGCGCTATGTCGTATAATTTCATATATCTTTGACAGTTACTTGTGGAACAACCAAGCCTCTGGCCAATAAAACCGACACAATGCCCACAATCTCATTGACGTATTTTCTGGCACCCCCACCCCCTGCCGGGCCATTGGTGTACAAGGCTTCAACCTCCTCACCCACCAGCGAAGCCACTTCCATTTTCTGTGCTCTGCCAGCTACTCTCAACCTCACTTCAGCCGGCTCAATTTGTTGATCAAAAGCTCCTCTAAAAATAGCATTTACCCCGACAAGGTCTACCCTCAAATCATCCATTCTGTCTTTCAGCCGCTCTTCGATAATTTGTCCTGCCAGCTTAGCCTTTTGAAGCGCATTAGTGCCTGCGTACGAAATTTCTCCCTCTCCAAGCCAAAATGCCTGGTATCCTACACTCACCTTAAAAGTAGCGGGTTTCGCCTTGCCACCGCCACCAGAAACATGCACCATGTCCTTGCCAATTTCCTTTAGCCTCACACTGGTAAAGTCTGCAATCACATCAGGCGTGTAGTACTCATGAGGATTTACTACCTCGTAAAGTAGCTGCTCTTTACTTGTCATTAGGTTGATCACGCCACCAGTGCCGTTCACTTTACTGATGACCGCCGATCCGTCGGCCGACACCTCTGCGATTGGGAAGCCCAGCTGGGCGGGATTCGGTACATCTTTTTTACCCGGATCCATAAAATAGCCCCCGGTAATTTGTCCGGCGCATTCCATCAGGTGACCAATCACGGTGCCTTTTCCCAGAAAGTCGTAATCGTCCGTTTCCCAGCCAAATGCATATACCATAGGTGCCAGAAACAGCGACGGATCCGCCACTCTACCAGTAATGATAATATCGGCACCCGATTCCAAGGCAGGAAGAATGGCGTCTATGCCGATGTAAGCATTGGCAGAAAGGAGCTGCCCTGCTTCCTTAAGTGGGCGCCCCGTTTCCATTGCCTGCTGAGCGGGATCTATTTGCCCAAAAACGTCGTCGCCAGTTACGGCGGCTACCTTTACTGACAAGTGCAGCTCTTTGGCTATTTCCAGCACTTTGTCAACTGCAGCCAGGGGATTGGCTGCACCCATATTTGTGATCAGCCTTACTTTGTTTTTCACCAAATGTGGCAGTAGCGACCTTATCCTCCGCTCGAGTAGTGGGTCATATCCTTTGGACGGATCGGCTTGCTTTCGCTTCTGAGCCAGGGCTATTGTTCTCTCGGCCAGGCATTCCAATACAAGGTAATCGAGGTCGCCTTTTTCGGCAAGCACAACTGCCGGTTCCAACCTGTCGCCAGAAAAACCTGCCCCACCGCCGATTCTTATTTTTTTCTTCATGGTTTAGAAACTTATCGCACCAATGAGGATCGACATTGTCAGCATAATCATTGTGACTAAAAAAGCCCACGGAATGGTTTTCCGCTGATGATCACCTAAGTCCACCCCTGTGAGACCAATCAACAGAAAAGTAGCGCCTGTTAGCGGGCTTACAGGAAAGCCGGTGGTCATCTGACCTAAAATGGCTGCTCTGGCTACTTCTATGGCCTCACCATTGAAGTGATCAGCGGTTGTTCCCAGCAATGGTAGTACCCCGAAATAGAAGGAATCCGGATCGAACAGTAAACTGGCGGGCATGCTCACCACTCCCGTCATCAAGGCCAGATGATTACCAATACCCGACGGAATATAATTAACAGCCGTAGCCGCCATGGCTTCTATCATGCCCGAGCCTTTCAGAATGCCGGTAAAGCATCCGGCAGCAAACAAAATGCTAGCCATTAGCAAAGCTGCTTTTGCATGTGCATCAATCCTCTCTCTTTGCTCCTTAAGGTTGGGGTAATTCACCGTGATGGCTATGACAAAGGCGATCATGAAAATGACGTGTGGCGGTGCGAGGGCAGCAATGAGTGCAGTAATGGAAATAACGATCAACGCCGTATTCAGCCAAATTAATTTTGGCCGATGGAGGCTAATATCCTTTTCGATAGCCATAGTGGAATCAATGACCTGCCCTTGTTCATTCACCCAGCTTCTCTCCTTTTTTCCCAGATACCAGGCAATTCCCAGTACCGCCAGCAACCCGCAAATCACAGGGATTAAAATAGGATTGAATAGCTCGGTCACCGGCACTTCGAGCGCTGACGCAGCCCTGATGGTCGGCCCACCCCAGGGTAAAATATTCATGGTACCAGCTGCCAGGGCAACCACTGTAGCCAATGTAGTTCTTTTCATTCCGATGGCATCATAAAGTGGCAACATAGCTGGCACTGTGACCAGAAAGGTGACCGCACCGGAGCCATCGAGGTGGACGATCATGGCGAGAATGGCTGTAACGACAGTAATCCGTGCCGGGTCGTTACCAGCGGCTTTCAATAGGCGCTTGATAACAGGCTCAAAAGTGCCGGCATCCATCAGGATGCCGAAAAACAAAATAGCAAAGATGAACATCACCGCCGTGGTAGAAATGGTTTTCACTCCGTCGGTAATATAGGTGACGATCTCCGTTGTGAACCCGCCAATTAACGCAGTGGCAATGGGCACAATGATGAGCGCCACTACAGGAGACAGTTTTTTGCTCATTACCAAAACAAGCAAAAGCACTATGGTCAAAAGTCCGAGGAACGCCAGCATAAGCTATTTATTCGCAGATAAAATGGCCGTCATAGTATCCAATGCTTCGCCGTCGGCGATCGGCTTTGCTTCAGCTTTAGTTCCCAATAGCATCACTTGCTGGCTGTCCGGTTTGTAAATAGGCCATTCGGGCAAGCCCGTAGCGTTTGGATTTCCTGTTTTGACGAAATTAGCCCAGTAGGTAGACATCGTCGCTTCCAGTTTCCTGTCTACAGCTTCCCAGGGACGATCAACAAACTCCAGGTTGTCGTAGGCGTAGGGAACCTCTCCGGTATGAAATGCGCCATATTTGGCATACTCACCTGTGCCTGGCACCTTTCGGGTAAACCGGTACACATACACACTGGTTCTTCCCTGTTTTGCCTGCACATTGGCCCAGGCGTAATTTTGGAGTCCAAAGATCATGTCACGTGACAGATCAAGTTGTGATTGAGCGGCCTCAGCGTCGTCGGATGCCGGGTAGTAGGTCAGTACTTTTCCGGCATTGCTTCCGTACTGTTGATTGATCTGCGTTTCGAAGTCAGTGGCATTTTTTACAGGCCCAAAAAGCAAGCCTTCGTCCTGGTTCCAGCCGGTGAGCAAATCAACGGGGTTTTCTTTGCCCTCGGCGAAAATATCGGCAATGTGCTGAGGAAGTACAAAGCCATCTATGATCGGGCCTCTGATCCCCAGCTGACCCTTCATGAGCTCTTGTGGAGACAGTTTTCTTAGGTCTGCCAAGCCAGTAGCACCCAAAGATTTCGCAAAAGCAACGCCAGCCTCTTCCGCTGGTGCGAGGGCCTGCTGATTTCTTCCAAAACTGGCTCCACTTTCGGCAATTGCCTTGTTGAACAGCCCCTTTGCCAGAGGAGTCGCCACCATGCAGTTGACACTCATAGAACCGGCGGATTGGCCGGCTATGGTTACATTGTCAGGATCACCGCCAAAAGCTGCGATGTTCTCTTTTACCCACTTCAAAGCTGCCACCTGATCCATCAACCCGTAGTTGCCGGAAGCGCTATTTGGTGACTCTTTCGTTAGTTCGGGGTGGGCCAGAAAGCCAAACACCCCCACCCGATAGTTGATGCTTACAAACACAATTCCCTTGCGGGCCATGGCTTCTCCGTCATAAATAGGCACGCCGCTGCCGCCGCTTTGGAAGCCTCCTCCATAGATCCACACTAATACCGAACGCTTTTCTTTGGGAGACTTTGCTCCAGTCCAGACGTTGAGGTACAGGCAATTTTCACTGATCGGTTCCTCCGGAATTAGAAATTCCTGGCTCCACATGCTAAACGGAGCGGGTTTGCCCTGCATCGGGCTTGGTCCAAATGCTGTGCACTCTTTTACCCCCTCCCACGGTTTTACGGGCTGAGGGGCTTTCCAACGCAAATCACCGACCGGCGGCGCAGCAAAAGGGATGCCTTTGTAGCTGACCACCTGACCATCGGGTGTAGCGATGCCAGCTACTTTTCCTGATTTGATCTGAACAACCTGTTTTGCTATTAGCATGGACGAGCCAAACAGCAGGGAACAAAGGATATAAAAAACCTTTTTCATATTACTTACTTGACGTACGAACCGTTTTGTTTCAAGACTTTGCTAAAAAATAGCACCTGGTAGGGAAGTGAGTTTTGCCAATATTCCCAAGAGTGTC contains:
- a CDS encoding carboxylesterase/lipase family protein; translation: MNTKRRDFIQKMGLGTASLGLAAAIPLTSCDASANKATAEEPKDDEQFLFIGDDIAIANTTSGKVRGYILNGVYTYLGVPYGADTSGKNRFMPPQKPEPWTDVKPTIWWGNTAPQIMDNRYANVHYSFADHWNYDDVSEDCLRLNVWTPATDGKKRPVMVWLHGGGFTNGNAIEQDGYHGENFSKKGDAVFVSINHRLGPIGFTDFSGVGGEKYASSGNVGMLDIIASLEWVRDNIANFGGDPGNVTIMGQSGGGAKVTGVMAMPAAQQLVHKGVALSGSMLKGVDQSYSQKLGEYVMKEAGLTPATLDNIQDIPWREYLDIAYRAIDKARKDNLNSGGGRGGFGPVADGVHLPAEEFFSDPNGAASNMPLMVCTTFHEWSATRTSPELEAIDFAGVVEKLKPRFGDDAEKVVNAYKANFPDAKPAEIWALAASNRQGAINTSNAKSGQKAPVYLAWFGWEPKMYDGRMRAFHCIDICFWYANTDRMYTHTGGGSRPRKLSEKMSASLLSFMRTGDPNAGTLPTWAAYTKENGETMVLNDTCELKNDPDRAAREALPA
- a CDS encoding AtuA-related protein, which gives rise to MKLYDIAHSRAGDKGNTSTLSLIPYDETDYPMLCEQVTVEAVSKHMKGIVAGEIRRYEMPNVYALLFVCEKALLSGVTTSLALDTHGKSLSSALLEMEI
- a CDS encoding acyclic terpene utilization AtuA family protein, with protein sequence MKKKIRIGGGAGFSGDRLEPAVVLAEKGDLDYLVLECLAERTIALAQKRKQADPSKGYDPLLERRIRSLLPHLVKNKVRLITNMGAANPLAAVDKVLEIAKELHLSVKVAAVTGDDVFGQIDPAQQAMETGRPLKEAGQLLSANAYIGIDAILPALESGADIIITGRVADPSLFLAPMVYAFGWETDDYDFLGKGTVIGHLMECAGQITGGYFMDPGKKDVPNPAQLGFPIAEVSADGSAVISKVNGTGGVINLMTSKEQLLYEVVNPHEYYTPDVIADFTSVRLKEIGKDMVHVSGGGGKAKPATFKVSVGYQAFWLGEGEISYAGTNALQKAKLAGQIIEERLKDRMDDLRVDLVGVNAIFRGAFDQQIEPAEVRLRVAGRAQKMEVASLVGEEVEALYTNGPAGGGGARKYVNEIVGIVSVLLARGLVVPQVTVKDI
- a CDS encoding CitMHS family transporter gives rise to the protein MSKKLSPVVALIIVPIATALIGGFTTEIVTYITDGVKTISTTAVMFIFAILFFGILMDAGTFEPVIKRLLKAAGNDPARITVVTAILAMIVHLDGSGAVTFLVTVPAMLPLYDAIGMKRTTLATVVALAAGTMNILPWGGPTIRAASALEVPVTELFNPILIPVICGLLAVLGIAWYLGKKERSWVNEQGQVIDSTMAIEKDISLHRPKLIWLNTALIVISITALIAALAPPHVIFMIAFVIAITVNYPNLKEQRERIDAHAKAALLMASILFAAGCFTGILKGSGMIEAMAATAVNYIPSGIGNHLALMTGVVSMPASLLFDPDSFYFGVLPLLGTTADHFNGEAIEVARAAILGQMTTGFPVSPLTGATFLLIGLTGVDLGDHQRKTIPWAFLVTMIMLTMSILIGAISF
- a CDS encoding carboxylesterase/lipase family protein is translated as MKKVFYILCSLLFGSSMLIAKQVVQIKSGKVAGIATPDGQVVSYKGIPFAAPPVGDLRWKAPQPVKPWEGVKECTAFGPSPMQGKPAPFSMWSQEFLIPEEPISENCLYLNVWTGAKSPKEKRSVLVWIYGGGFQSGGSGVPIYDGEAMARKGIVFVSINYRVGVFGFLAHPELTKESPNSASGNYGLMDQVAALKWVKENIAAFGGDPDNVTIAGQSAGSMSVNCMVATPLAKGLFNKAIAESGASFGRNQQALAPAEEAGVAFAKSLGATGLADLRKLSPQELMKGQLGIRGPIIDGFVLPQHIADIFAEGKENPVDLLTGWNQDEGLLFGPVKNATDFETQINQQYGSNAGKVLTYYPASDDAEAAQSQLDLSRDMIFGLQNYAWANVQAKQGRTSVYVYRFTRKVPGTGEYAKYGAFHTGEVPYAYDNLEFVDRPWEAVDRKLEATMSTYWANFVKTGNPNATGLPEWPIYKPDSQQVMLLGTKAEAKPIADGEALDTMTAILSANK